The genomic interval AGCGCACCGGGCTCGTCCATCAATCCTCCACCCGGGCCACTGCCTCCCACGCCGGGCCCGCCCTTCTGGAGCGCCTCGATTTCATCGCGGCTGATGCCCGCGAGCGTCAGCACCTTGCGCGTGACGCGGATGCGCGCGTGGCTGGAGAGGGCCATGGCGATGGAGTCGGAGGGACGCGCCTCGAGGGTCAGCTTCTTCGCGCCCTGCTCGAGGAAGACGCGGCCCGAGTAGACGTTGTCTCGCAGGTCGTCGATGCGGACCTCGGTGACCTTGGCGCCCAGCTGGTCCACCACGTCATCCAGCAGGTCCTGCGCGAGCGGCTGCGGTGGCTCACGCTCCGCGAGCCTGAAGGCGATGGAGACCGCGGAGGCCTCGTCCACGAAGACGGGGAGGAGCATCTCCTGGTCCTTCGTGGTGAGGACGATTGCGTGTGTCTGAGCCTCCACGAGCGGGATGACGTCCTTCACCTCCAACTCGACGAGCTCGGTGCATGCCTTGGGGTCGCCTCCGTGCTCGGTGACACACGGCTGCTCGTCGGAGGTACCCTGAAGTGTCGCCGCGATGGCTCTTGGGGCTCGGAAGCCAGGGAGCAGCAGGAGCCCTCCCAGCGCCAGCAACAGCGCCGAGAGAGGGGCGACGAAGAGAGTGGCGCGGTTGGGTGTTCTCACACCCTGAACCTACGCACCCGCTACCCTCTCGGGAGGGCGGCATTTCTGCCCGGTTGCCCTCGGGGGCTCGAGCTGGCCGCCCGGAGGGCAAGGGAGCGGACGTCAACGACGGTCGTCGTCCTCGTCCTCGTCGTCGTAGTCCTCCTCGTCGTCGACGTCCTCGTCCTCATCCTCGTCGAGGTCGTCGTCCTCGTCCTCGGACTCCTCATCCTCGTCTTCGTCCTCGTCGTCGAGCGTGTCCTCGACGTCCTCCGACTCCAGCGTCATGGAGACGGCGAACTTCTTGTCGAGCACGGCGATCTGCGCGCGCATCTCCGAAAGCGCGGCGACGAAGTCCTCCGAGAGATTCGCGGGCGCTTTCGCGTCGCAGTGGGGACAGACAATCTTCTCCGTCCCCTCGATGAGGTCTTGCACGTCAAGCTCGAAGCTTGCCTCGCACTTCTGGCAGGTGAAGTCGATGCTCATGGTCGGGCGCGGCATACAAAGCCCTCCAACCAGCTGTCAACGTCCGCGAACTGGGGCCATGGTGGCCAGGCCCCTACATCCGCTAGCGTTCATCGGATGGACCTCCCGAAGACGATGGTGCATGCCCTTCATGAGCGGGCCGCGCAGCATGAGCATCGGCCGGCCCTCTGGACGCGCCGTGGGCGCGCCTATGTCCCCACCTCCTGGTTCGAGTACGCGCAGCGGGTCAAACACTTCGCCCTGGGCCTGAGGACGCTGGGGTACGGGGAAGGTCAACCGCTGGGCATCATCAGCTTCAACCGCGAGGAGTGGCACGTCGCGGCGCTGGCCTCCATGGCGATGGGCGGCGTCCCCGTGGGGCTGTACACCACCAGCGCGCTGGAGCAGCTGGAGTACATCCTGCGCCACTGCGAGGCCTCCATCCTGGTGGTGGAGAACGAGAAGCACCTGCGCACCGCGCTGCTCCTGCGTGAGCGGCTGCCCACGCTTCGC from Myxococcus stipitatus carries:
- a CDS encoding bifunctional nuclease family protein, giving the protein MRTPNRATLFVAPLSALLLALGGLLLLPGFRAPRAIAATLQGTSDEQPCVTEHGGDPKACTELVELEVKDVIPLVEAQTHAIVLTTKDQEMLLPVFVDEASAVSIAFRLAEREPPQPLAQDLLDDVVDQLGAKVTEVRIDDLRDNVYSGRVFLEQGAKKLTLEARPSDSIAMALSSHARIRVTRKVLTLAGISRDEIEALQKGGPGVGGSGPGGGLMDEPGALPPPGMPAPGSPSDDSGAGDLPPGHPPVGSPKGAGKKIEL